A genomic window from Anticarsia gemmatalis isolate Benzon Research Colony breed Stoneville strain chromosome 6, ilAntGemm2 primary, whole genome shotgun sequence includes:
- the LOC142973845 gene encoding uncharacterized protein LOC142973845 codes for MFYKLYFILLFIIINTINISGAKCKEYIIVMEQDSCSGHVKPKTLNETDWHLSNCPDDRTYTLSYDEIYRNKSCVIELSYSSKTDIENTCERIEPEVKEEIDKINLVYVNDNITISSLDVDNYNESKDFSHVLKCNYSENICEDTYYGDTDSYNVTANSIVAFIGKGNSVITGDNNYSKNVTDFNCTIISNNTKVLNDYITLSYNIVKDYKCKKNFTKDNSTIVSHSVNIYFQKEFMYYNTTKDIKCSNVFQAIGNDTLSIECNFYEENSTDIAPTSVQNDEVNIIYVNKNTSSLELVNKNSDNVKFVMQCDYIESTCLDKERVKHDHVTATANTILAIIGQDDNTNFTQENITTKNITGFNCTSIANNTNIDEIYIKLTYDVIRKHSCWKNTTNNSTLSVNLYFENVLMPARNDNIYYLGNFVPINNDTMSIDCNFVTPEKNTTDITPALIPDLDYNTSSIFNCEYENEKDYFKTNEVLSFGDCLKVINYVSKTFTYETDNIVMLLKRNEVNVDKDKDKIIHSDKSRPTTKTIPDSRSEYIKVHLILNNRSKCNESALNITRGRIINISTEDDNNSTFYELNVKNCLNNYKVNESTTNNSVELDIIISNQNNSDLNDTLINNLIDESTGIKNNDTRKAILNCLHSHKKAINISRHNNDKKLTLECEFLDLELYKEVDRDIVNVTTKTDTPIINHTLEKYSRQLNDTEENSSDINNDTKSTDLPNITIPPVYNRKEIAKVRTTEAPDSWNSESSSYYGEKKQREKDKEPLFADNVLVIATAVLSVLGATSAVAIYALKIFRPPIYRYHPTATRDLDDWRFS; via the exons ATGttctacaaattatattttattttgctttttatt ATCATCAACACAATCAATATTAGCGGGGCAAAATGCAAAGAATACATTATAGTTATGGAGCAAGATTCATGCAGTGGTCATGTTAAACCAAAGACATT GAATGAAACAGACTGGCATCTATCCAATTGTCCTGACGATCGAACATACACATTATCATATGACGAGATATATAGAAACAAAAGTTGTGTCATAGAACTTAGTTACTCAAGTAAAACAGACATAGAAAACACATGTGAAAGAATTGAACCAGAAGTGAAGGaagaaattgataaaataaatcttgtttATGTTAATGATAATATCACAATAAGTTCTTTAGATGTAGACAATTATAATGAATCTAAAGACTTTTCTCACgttttgaaatgtaattattcagaaaatatttgtgaagaTACTTATTATGGAGACACAGATAGTTATAACGTTACAGCCAATTCCATAGTAGCATTTATTGGGAAAGGCAACAGTGTAATTACAGgagataataattatagcaaAAATGTGACAGATTTTAATTGTacgattatttctaataatacaAAAGTACTGAATGACTATATAACGTTGAGTTATAACATAGTAAAAGACTACAAATGTAAGAAAAACTTTACTAAAGACAATTCGACTATAGTCTCACATTCcgtgaatatttattttcaaaaagagTTTATGTATTATAACACGACAAAAGATATAAAATGTTCTAACGTTTTTCAAGCAATTGGAAATGATACTTTAAGTATAGAGTGTAATTTCTATGAAGAGAATTCTACAGATATAGCCCCGACATCAGTACAGAATGATGAagtgaatattatttacgtaaataaaaatacaagctCTCTAGAACTGGTGAATAAGAATTCTGATAATGTGAAGTTTGTAATGCAATGTGATTACATTGAAAGTACATGTTTGGACAAAGAGAGAGTGAAACATGACCATGTAACCGCGACTGCAAATACTATACTTGCTATAATTGGACAAGATGATAACACAAACTTTACACAGGAAAACATAACTACCAAAAATATTACTGGCTTTAACTGCACTTCTATtgcaaataatactaatatagatgaaatatacataaaactaacTTATGATGTCATAAGGAAACATAGTTGTTGGAAAAACACTACAAATAATTCAACATTGAGCGTAAatctatattttgaaaatgtactaATGCCTGCGAGAAacgataatatttattatttaggtaattTTGTACCTATTAATAATGACACGATGAGTATTGACTGCAATTTTGTAACACCTGAGAAAAATACTACTGATATAACACCGGCGCTTATACCAGACTTAGATTATAACACATCTTCGATCTTCAATTGTGAATACGAAAATGAAAaagattatttcaaaacaaatgaaGTACTATCGTTCGGTGATTGTTTGAAAGTTATTAACTATGTGAGTAAAACATTCACTTATGAAACAGATAATATTGTAATGCTGTTAAAGAGAAATGAGGTAAATGTGGACAAAGATAaggataaaattatacatagcGACAAAAGTAGACCAACAACTAAAACGATACCTGATAGCAGAAGCGAATATATCAAAGttcatttgatattaaataatagaaGTAAGTGCAATGAATCTGCTCTCAACATAACTAGAGgaagaattataaatatatcaacAGAAGACGATAATAATTCAACATTTTACGAACttaatgttaaaaattgtttaaacaattacaaagttaatgaaAGTACCACAAATAATTCAGTCGAGTTAGACATAATTATcagtaatcaaaataattcaGACCTAAACGACACTCTGATAAATAACCTGATTGATGAAAGTACTGGTATCAAAAACAACGACACAAGAAAGGCTATATTAAATTGTCTACACAGTCATAAGAAGGCTATAAATATAAGTAGACATAATAACGACAAGAAATTAACACTGGAATGTGAATTCTTGGACTTAGAACTTTACAAAGAAGTAGATAGAGATATTGTTAATGTAACTACAAAAACTGATACACCAATCATAAATCATACATTAGAAAAATATAGCAGACAACTTAATGATACAGAAGAAAATAGCAgtgatataaataatgatacGAAAAGTACAGATTTACCGAATATAACGATTCCACCTGTATATAATAGAAAAGAAATCGCAAAAGTAAGGACCACAGAAGCTCCTGATTCCTGGAATTCGGAGTCCAGTTCGTACTACGGTGAGAAGAAACAGAGAGAGAAGGATAAGGAGCCTTTGTTTGCAGATAATGTCCTTGTGATAGCAACCGCTGTGCTGTCCGTTCTAGGTGCAACAAGTGCTGTCGCGATCTACGCGTTAAAGATATTCAGACCACCGATTTATCGATACc atccaACAGCAACAAGAGATCTTGATGACTGGCGCTTTTCTTAA